A single Sulfurimonas aquatica DNA region contains:
- a CDS encoding ATP-dependent zinc protease family protein — protein MNDKKIVGKKEIISILDLELFDLDAKVDTGADSNALHCDHIEIDKSGFVHFHLLDEVHASYHGKRMSMPLYKVKKVRSSNGELQERPSIKVSVEFMGKRYKTIISLTNRADMKYPMLIGRKFLSGKFLVDVSQEYLSKES, from the coding sequence ATGAATGACAAAAAAATTGTTGGAAAAAAAGAGATTATATCTATTTTAGATTTAGAGCTTTTTGATTTAGATGCCAAGGTAGATACCGGGGCTGATTCAAATGCTTTGCATTGCGATCATATAGAGATAGATAAGAGTGGCTTTGTTCACTTTCATCTACTTGATGAAGTCCATGCGTCATATCATGGAAAAAGAATGAGCATGCCTTTGTATAAGGTCAAAAAAGTTAGAAGTTCAAATGGAGAGCTCCAAGAGAGACCTTCCATTAAGGTTAGCGTTGAGTTTATGGGGAAAAGATATAAAACTATTATCTCTTTAACAAATAGAGCCGATATGAAGTACCCAATGCTTATAGGAAGAAAATTTTTAAGTGGTAAGTTTTTAGTAGACGTATCGCAAGAATATTTATCAAAAGAGTCATAA
- a CDS encoding glucosaminidase domain-containing protein, whose amino-acid sequence MKLIYITLLVSSLAASTVTPKFVANVVPKNMSVQTKKKRFYALVAPAVKKVYSDLMKEYLSVAKDMKNGKNKAKIAALKTTYNVKTDNELLACLKPHPQSIALAQAAMESSWATSRFFVKAYNIFGVWSTNKNEPRIAANEKRGGKRTIWLRKFNSVEASVKAYYRLMARGKAYKEFRALRLKTNDPHQLVKKLDKYSEIGAKYGKELSQVIRFNKLVKYD is encoded by the coding sequence ATGAAATTAATTTACATCACATTACTAGTTTCGAGTTTAGCGGCATCAACTGTCACTCCGAAATTTGTTGCCAATGTCGTTCCAAAAAATATGAGTGTTCAGACAAAAAAAAAGAGATTTTATGCACTTGTTGCACCAGCTGTAAAAAAAGTGTATTCGGACTTAATGAAAGAGTATCTTAGTGTTGCAAAAGATATGAAAAATGGTAAAAACAAGGCAAAGATTGCTGCATTAAAAACTACATACAATGTCAAAACAGATAATGAACTTTTAGCATGCTTAAAGCCTCATCCACAAAGTATAGCATTGGCTCAAGCCGCGATGGAGAGCTCTTGGGCAACTTCGAGGTTTTTTGTAAAAGCTTATAATATTTTTGGTGTTTGGAGTACAAATAAAAATGAACCTAGAATCGCAGCCAATGAGAAACGCGGTGGTAAAAGAACAATTTGGCTTAGAAAGTTTAACTCTGTAGAAGCAAGTGTAAAAGCTTACTATAGACTAATGGCTAGAGGAAAAGCTTATAAAGAATTTCGCGCTTTGAGACTCAAAACAAATGACCCTCATCAGCTTGTAAAAAAGCTAGACAAGTACTCTGAAATAGGTGCAAAATATGGTAAAGAGTTGAGCCAGGTTATACGATTTAACAAGTTAGTAAAATATGACTAA
- a CDS encoding YajG family lipoprotein: MKKLSYIVVLALMLVGCSYKNNPVVLESYKADYSGEIAPKNTTVFLSSVKDTRLDKRSIGYVLEGDKKAVTLFSEDDFEKKYKDGLGHALNIAGFDTDVKKNEATLVVNIFIKEINVVYTNESFDENLKGKIMIEASVKKGDKTLTFNFKQQSGKWISPSYNSKDVAPLLHMLFSDSINDVVAKLTSL, from the coding sequence ATGAAAAAATTAAGTTATATAGTAGTTCTAGCACTTATGCTAGTAGGATGTAGTTATAAAAATAATCCAGTTGTTTTGGAGTCATACAAGGCAGATTATAGTGGAGAGATAGCACCAAAGAATACAACTGTTTTTCTCTCTAGTGTTAAAGATACAAGGTTAGATAAAAGATCAATCGGTTATGTTTTAGAAGGTGACAAAAAAGCAGTTACTTTATTTAGTGAAGACGACTTCGAAAAAAAGTACAAAGATGGACTAGGGCATGCATTAAACATAGCTGGATTTGACACTGATGTGAAAAAAAATGAAGCGACTCTTGTAGTTAACATTTTTATAAAAGAGATTAACGTAGTTTACACAAACGAATCATTTGATGAAAATCTAAAGGGCAAAATAATGATCGAGGCTAGCGTTAAAAAAGGGGATAAAACTTTAACTTTCAACTTTAAGCAACAGAGTGGAAAATGGATCTCGCCATCATATAACTCTAAAGACGTAGCACCATTGTTGCATATGCTTTTTAGTGATAGTATTAATGATGTGGTTGCAAAATTAACTTCCTTGTAA
- a CDS encoding calcium:proton antiporter gives MEQTIEKQDKKLKYFIEDYWDIFLGIMSMIIAFYFHKMGQGGLATLFAAIGIGSLSLTVSEVAEILSERLQEPYGSFVLTLSAVVVEIILLYIILLQAVSDPEVVNTVKGGIISAIIVDMNVLLGLAVFLGGLRFTEQQHNKKTSSTYTTILFVTAAALLVPGVLSFGKHSPTIIEDASIAIAVLLMAFYIVILVFQTRTHTHLFKSNTKSRVFRVKRKMSEEELELDEHEDEDDDYIFEKFNMLGLILSIFVFIAIIALGAEVFANDGIKLAKEYGISAGLSGLIIAIVAVAPEIVTAIKAAKNDEIQRVVNIAMGASTVSILLTVPILMALAYASGIRFTLDFNPLEIGALILTVILAWKTTDEGQTNYFEGMSHLMFFMAFTIIAIYY, from the coding sequence TTGGAACAAACTATAGAAAAACAAGATAAAAAATTAAAATATTTTATCGAAGATTATTGGGATATATTTTTAGGAATAATGAGCATGATTATCGCTTTTTATTTTCATAAGATGGGACAGGGTGGTCTTGCTACTCTTTTTGCAGCTATTGGAATTGGCTCGCTTTCATTAACGGTTTCTGAAGTTGCTGAGATACTCTCAGAGCGACTACAAGAGCCTTATGGTAGCTTTGTATTAACTCTAAGCGCCGTTGTGGTTGAGATTATACTTTTATATATCATATTGCTTCAAGCTGTGAGTGATCCAGAAGTGGTTAACACTGTAAAAGGAGGTATCATCTCTGCAATTATTGTAGATATGAATGTTCTTTTAGGTTTGGCCGTCTTTTTAGGTGGCTTAAGGTTTACGGAACAACAGCATAACAAAAAGACATCAAGTACATATACGACTATTCTTTTTGTAACGGCGGCGGCACTGTTGGTACCAGGTGTATTAAGCTTTGGTAAGCATTCGCCAACTATTATAGAAGATGCCTCCATCGCAATTGCGGTTTTACTTATGGCTTTTTATATAGTTATATTGGTATTTCAAACAAGAACGCATACACATCTTTTTAAAAGTAATACAAAAAGTAGGGTTTTTAGAGTAAAAAGAAAGATGAGCGAGGAGGAGTTAGAGTTAGATGAACATGAGGATGAAGATGATGATTACATATTTGAAAAGTTCAATATGCTTGGACTTATCTTGTCTATATTTGTGTTTATTGCTATAATCGCTTTAGGTGCAGAAGTTTTTGCCAATGATGGAATTAAACTAGCAAAAGAGTATGGCATTTCAGCGGGCCTCTCAGGTCTTATCATTGCGATAGTTGCTGTTGCTCCTGAGATAGTTACAGCGATTAAGGCTGCTAAAAATGATGAGATTCAAAGGGTTGTAAACATCGCTATGGGTGCTTCAACAGTCTCCATACTTTTAACGGTGCCAATCTTGATGGCATTAGCGTACGCAAGTGGTATTCGATTTACATTGGACTTTAATCCACTTGAAATTGGTGCTTTAATACTTACGGTCATTTTAGCTTGGAAAACAACTGATGAGGGACAAACCAACTACTTTGAAGGTATGTCTCATCTAATGTTCTTTATGGCGTTTACAATAATCGCCATTTATTATTAA
- the mgtE gene encoding magnesium transporter — protein sequence MEIDQEELTSILHILETEINQYKESETSVHPYDIAEQLLKVRGLSNQAYEQIIKKIPSSLFADILSELPNHVQEETADILSVKKLANIALHMDTDDAATLIQNISEDHEDVSQNILERFTEEDKEIIEQLISYEEYEAGSYMQTELFHAKIDENIGKALERLRGLKTSGDVDNIWHVHLVNERNKYLGSIGLEELIIFDRDLNFEDVPYEKHKNYSVNHKQNIKEVVEMVTNYNLNAIAVLDDKNRLVGRITSDDIIDIIQESATEQIFNLAGVNDEAEQEENMFQIGKTRAIWLGLNLLTAIAASLVIGMFDATIQSLVALAILMPIVASMGGNAGTQTLTVTVRQMALGDIEGDDAKKTIYKEVIISLVNGTLFAVLIGVIAYLWFNMPMLGVVIGLSMIINLLGAGFFGSVIPLVLQKAGVDPAIGSTVLLTTVTDVVGFFSFLGLASIILL from the coding sequence TTGGAAATAGATCAAGAAGAGTTAACGTCTATCTTGCATATACTTGAGACTGAAATAAATCAGTATAAAGAGAGTGAAACAAGTGTGCACCCTTATGATATTGCCGAACAGCTTTTAAAAGTAAGAGGTTTAAGCAATCAAGCGTATGAGCAGATAATTAAGAAAATACCAAGTAGTCTCTTTGCAGATATTTTATCTGAACTACCTAATCATGTTCAAGAAGAGACGGCGGATATTTTAAGTGTTAAAAAGCTTGCAAATATCGCACTGCATATGGATACTGATGATGCTGCTACTTTAATCCAAAATATTAGTGAAGATCATGAAGATGTTTCTCAAAATATTTTGGAGCGTTTTACTGAGGAAGATAAAGAGATAATAGAGCAACTAATCTCTTATGAAGAGTATGAAGCAGGTTCTTACATGCAAACTGAGCTCTTTCATGCAAAGATTGATGAGAATATTGGTAAAGCTTTAGAGAGACTCAGAGGACTCAAAACTAGTGGTGATGTTGATAATATTTGGCATGTTCATCTTGTAAATGAGAGAAATAAATATTTAGGTTCGATTGGACTTGAAGAGTTGATTATCTTTGATCGTGACTTGAACTTTGAAGACGTACCATATGAGAAGCATAAAAACTACTCCGTCAACCATAAGCAAAATATTAAAGAAGTTGTAGAGATGGTAACAAACTACAACTTAAACGCCATTGCTGTTTTAGATGACAAAAACCGTCTTGTAGGTAGGATTACCTCTGATGATATCATAGATATTATTCAAGAGAGTGCAACTGAGCAAATCTTTAACCTCGCTGGTGTAAATGATGAGGCGGAGCAAGAAGAGAATATGTTCCAAATTGGTAAAACTCGAGCTATATGGCTTGGGCTTAATCTTTTAACGGCAATCGCTGCATCTTTGGTTATTGGAATGTTTGACGCAACGATTCAATCTCTTGTCGCGCTTGCAATTTTAATGCCAATAGTGGCATCTATGGGTGGAAACGCGGGAACCCAAACGCTTACGGTTACTGTTCGTCAGATGGCTCTTGGAGATATTGAGGGTGATGATGCAAAAAAAACAATCTACAAAGAGGTGATAATCTCTTTGGTAAATGGAACTCTGTTTGCCGTTTTGATAGGGGTTATCGCTTATCTCTGGTTTAATATGCCGATGTTAGGAGTTGTCATAGGATTATCAATGATAATCAATCTCTTAGGAGCTGGATTTTTTGGTAGCGTTATACCGTTAGTTTTACAAAAAGCTGGAGTGGACCCTGCTATAGGAAGTACGGTTCTACTTACAACTGTAACTGATGTCGTAGGATTTTTTAGCTTTTTAGGCTTAGCTAGCATCATACTTTTATAA
- a CDS encoding TetR/AcrR family transcriptional regulator: protein MEKTIAEKLELLKRDLYLEVAAKIFDEVGYENVTVSDLADSFDISVGTFYKIFETKENLYFEYILYQFRTFVERLEDNSTDDPIQNLKLFLHYTYEPFIKNKKGKSINISLENDPFFFHNLNTNDSQPMDGLYKYLAKQFEEILKNEKIDCYHTAVLFKKLADGYTQSYMIKKFDTTNVIDDTITLFFSGIAKISKQDI from the coding sequence ATGGAAAAAACAATAGCAGAAAAATTAGAATTGCTCAAAAGAGACCTTTACCTGGAAGTTGCAGCTAAAATATTCGATGAAGTAGGATATGAAAATGTGACTGTTTCGGACTTGGCAGACTCTTTTGATATTTCAGTTGGAACATTTTATAAAATATTTGAAACAAAAGAAAATTTATATTTTGAATATATTTTATATCAATTTAGAACTTTTGTTGAGAGACTAGAGGATAACTCTACTGATGACCCCATTCAAAACCTCAAACTATTTTTACACTACACATATGAGCCTTTTATAAAAAATAAAAAGGGCAAGAGTATTAATATCTCACTTGAAAACGACCCTTTCTTTTTTCACAACTTAAACACTAATGATTCACAGCCCATGGATGGTCTTTACAAGTATCTAGCAAAACAGTTTGAAGAAATATTAAAAAATGAGAAAATCGACTGCTACCATACAGCAGTGCTATTTAAAAAATTAGCTGATGGGTATACTCAAAGTTATATGATTAAAAAGTTTGATACAACGAATGTCATTGATGACACGATTACTCTGTTTTTTAGTGGGATTGCTAAAATTTCAAAACAAGATATCTAA
- a CDS encoding glutaminase, giving the protein MDYQKIINEIAQEVTPFLKDGKVADYIPALASVDPEQFAMSVTLFDGTQYNVGYADRLFSIQSISKVFTFTLGLNIYGSSLYKRIGREPSGNPFNSLVQLEYEHGKPRNPFINAGAINVTDALISHYESEEVACEEVMEFIRSIADDNSISSNEIVSKSEMKYGHRNMALANLMKSFGNLDNEVDDVVSVYFKHCSIEMNTKMLSRAMLYLANHGVDPITGIRYVSVQRAKRINTVMLTCGHYDASGDFAFRVGLPGKSGVGGGIVVVVPKLMGISVWAPGLNTQGNSLVGTKALELFSDKTGLSIF; this is encoded by the coding sequence GTGGACTATCAAAAAATTATAAATGAGATAGCCCAAGAAGTCACTCCTTTTTTAAAAGATGGCAAAGTTGCTGACTACATACCAGCACTTGCTAGCGTTGATCCTGAACAGTTTGCCATGAGTGTCACGCTCTTTGATGGCACTCAGTATAATGTAGGCTATGCCGATAGACTCTTCTCCATTCAGAGCATTTCAAAAGTTTTTACCTTTACCCTTGGCTTAAATATTTATGGTAGTAGTCTGTATAAACGTATAGGACGTGAGCCTTCAGGAAATCCTTTTAACTCTCTAGTGCAATTAGAATATGAGCATGGAAAACCAAGAAATCCATTTATAAACGCAGGTGCCATTAACGTGACAGACGCGCTCATTAGTCACTATGAGAGTGAAGAAGTCGCTTGTGAAGAGGTAATGGAGTTTATTCGCTCTATAGCTGATGATAACTCTATAAGCTCTAATGAGATAGTTTCTAAATCAGAAATGAAATATGGCCATAGAAATATGGCTCTAGCAAACTTAATGAAAAGTTTTGGTAATCTAGATAATGAAGTAGACGATGTTGTAAGTGTTTACTTTAAACACTGCTCAATTGAGATGAATACAAAGATGCTCTCTCGTGCAATGCTCTATCTTGCAAATCATGGAGTAGATCCAATAACAGGGATTAGATATGTATCAGTGCAGCGAGCTAAACGTATAAATACCGTGATGTTGACATGTGGGCACTATGACGCTTCTGGAGATTTTGCATTTCGCGTTGGACTACCTGGAAAAAGTGGTGTTGGCGGAGGCATAGTTGTAGTCGTACCTAAGCTTATGGGTATATCTGTATGGGCTCCCGGACTAAACACTCAAGGAAACTCGCTTGTTGGAACCAAGGCCTTAGAACTCTTTAGTGATAAAACGGGATTGTCAATTTTTTGA
- a CDS encoding HpcH/HpaI aldolase/citrate lyase family protein, whose translation MKKVNYIDLGATLFVPSTHKNLEDILNAQKYPELKSVLIDTEDGIEDEKYEVALEKIQRVLRTYDKQKLLLFIRPKNCDGLRELLSLEGIEKVDGFILPKFSLSNAKEYLKILEKKKFFIMPSIEGSELFNQAELYELRDILLPYKEQILLVRFGLEDMLRQLRMKRSCEYSIFDYSAPASVLGTFIAIFKSAGFGVSGGVYPCFKDDAGFIRDVKRDLREGLFSKTIIHPKQIEITNELYKVTKEEYDEALYISKSDKALSAINRKMAEIKTMKPYSLEIIRRAELYGICDFKE comes from the coding sequence ATGAAAAAAGTTAACTATATAGATTTGGGTGCGACACTATTTGTTCCAAGCACTCATAAGAATCTCGAGGATATTTTGAATGCTCAAAAATATCCTGAGCTTAAAAGTGTTTTGATAGATACAGAAGATGGCATAGAAGATGAAAAGTATGAAGTAGCTTTAGAAAAAATTCAAAGAGTCTTGAGAACTTATGATAAGCAAAAACTTTTACTATTTATTCGCCCTAAAAATTGTGATGGATTAAGAGAGTTATTAAGCCTTGAGGGTATTGAAAAAGTAGATGGCTTTATTCTTCCAAAGTTTTCACTCTCTAATGCAAAAGAGTATTTAAAAATATTAGAGAAAAAAAAGTTTTTTATTATGCCTAGCATAGAGGGAAGTGAACTTTTTAACCAAGCCGAACTATATGAGCTTAGAGATATACTTCTTCCATATAAAGAACAAATACTTTTAGTTCGTTTTGGACTTGAGGATATGCTTAGACAACTAAGAATGAAGCGCAGTTGTGAGTATAGTATCTTTGACTATAGTGCTCCGGCATCTGTTCTTGGAACTTTTATTGCCATATTTAAAAGTGCGGGCTTTGGAGTAAGTGGTGGTGTTTATCCATGCTTTAAAGATGATGCAGGTTTTATTAGGGATGTCAAACGCGATCTAAGAGAGGGGCTCTTCTCTAAAACCATTATTCATCCCAAACAGATAGAAATTACAAATGAACTTTATAAGGTCACAAAAGAGGAGTATGACGAAGCACTTTACATCTCTAAAAGTGACAAAGCCCTAAGTGCAATCAATAGAAAAATGGCAGAGATAAAGACCATGAAGCCATACTCTTTAGAAATTATTAGAAGAGCTGAACTCTATGGGATTTGTGATTTTAAAGAGTAG
- a CDS encoding 2OG-Fe(II) oxygenase: MYKALYEKIIDELVNTGYVIIDDALDLELAHSLVDLAKIDVGFKLGGIAGGTKKKVDRNRRRNKIRWIDAKNKHEAEYLFFTNDLSEYLNRSLFLGLKYYESHFAIYEEGDFYEKHFDAFKNSKNRILTTVYYLNEEWSDENGGELVIYDENDNFLTKVIPRFNTLVLFLSDKFPHEVLPAKVKRYSIAGWFRIDKDEKS, translated from the coding sequence GTGTATAAGGCACTTTACGAGAAGATAATTGATGAATTGGTTAATACTGGATATGTTATCATTGATGATGCATTAGACTTAGAACTTGCACATAGTTTAGTAGACCTTGCAAAGATAGACGTAGGCTTTAAACTCGGAGGAATTGCAGGAGGCACTAAAAAGAAGGTTGATAGAAACCGTAGACGAAACAAGATAAGATGGATTGATGCTAAAAACAAGCATGAAGCTGAGTATCTCTTTTTTACAAATGACTTAAGTGAATACTTAAATAGATCGCTATTTTTGGGTTTAAAATATTATGAATCGCATTTTGCAATTTATGAAGAGGGTGATTTTTATGAAAAACATTTCGATGCTTTTAAAAATTCAAAAAATCGTATTCTTACAACTGTCTACTATCTAAACGAAGAGTGGAGTGATGAGAATGGTGGAGAGCTTGTTATATATGATGAGAATGATAATTTTTTAACAAAAGTGATACCCAGATTCAACACACTCGTACTCTTTTTAAGTGATAAGTTTCCTCATGAGGTGTTGCCTGCTAAAGTGAAACGCTACTCGATAGCTGGGTGGTTTAGGATTGATAAAGATGAAAAAAGTTAA